In Toxotes jaculatrix isolate fToxJac2 chromosome 20, fToxJac2.pri, whole genome shotgun sequence, the following proteins share a genomic window:
- the itgb1a gene encoding integrin beta-1a isoform X1, giving the protein MDLKLLLISTLLGGFCYSNAQKEGNECINANAKYCGECIQAGAKCGWCKDPDFLKQGETVSTRCDELQSLIKRGCHEAMIENPHGEQKILKNKAVTNRRKGAEKLKPEDITQIQPQKLSLTLRSGEPQSFDLKFKRAEDYPIDLYYLMDLSYSMKDDLENVKNLGTSLMLEMSKITSDFRIGFGSFVEKTVMPYISTTPAKLLNPCTGDQNCTSPFSYKNVLKLTSDGKKFNTLVGQQHISGNLDSPEGGFDAIMQVAVCGDQIGWRNVTRLLVFSTDAGFHFAGDGKLGGIVLPNDGKCHLENNVYTMSHYYDYPSIAHLVQKLSDNNIQTIFAVTEEFQPVYQELKNLIPKSAVGTLSANSSNVINLIIDAYNSLSSEVILENSKLPEGVTIAYTSRCKNGVVSEGENGRKCSNISIGDEVMFTISVTSKGCPKQGKPETIKIKPLGFTEEVEITLRFICECECHKEGVKNSPLCHFGNGTYECGACKCNEGRVGRQCECSSNDVATEDMDRTCRKDNGTDICSSNGDCVCGTCECKKRDNPEERYSGQYCECDNFNCDRSGNKLCGGHGRCECRVCICDPMWTGSACDCSLDNSTCMASNKQICNGRGTCECGICKCTDPKFQGPTCETCPTCPGVCIEHKECVQCRAFGTGEKKDTCEQDCSYFTMYKVKDRDKLPQPNDASYPVMHCKERDANDCWFYYTYAVNNNTEKIVHVVETLDCPAGPDIIPIVAGVVAGIVLIGLALLLIWKLLMIIHDRREFAKFEKEKMNAKWDTQENPIYKSPINQFQNPNYGRKAAVL; this is encoded by the exons atggaCCTGAAGCTGCTCTTGATATCCACATTGTTAGGAGGCTTTTGTTATAGTAATGCTCAGAAAG AGGGGAACGAGTGCATCAATGCCAATGCCAAATACTGCGGGGAATGCATCCAGGCTGGAGCCAAATGTGGCTGGTGTAAAGACCCA GATTTCCTGAAACAGGGTGAAACCGTGTCGACCCGATGCGACGAGCTGCAGTCTCTGATAAAAAGGGGCTGTCATGAGGCAATGATTGAGAACCCACACGGAGAACAGAAGATCCTCAAGAACAAAGCGGTGACCAATCGCAGAAAGGGAGCAGAGAAACTGAAGCCAGAGGACATCACTCAGATCCAGCCTCAAAAACTCAGCCTCACCCTCCGATCTG GTGAGCCCCAGTCTTTTGACTTGAAGTTCAAACGAGCAGAAGATTATCCCATCGACCTGTACTACTTGATGGACCTGTCCTACTCCATGAAGGACGATCTGGAGAACGTGAAGAACCTGGGAACCAGTCTGATGCTGGAGATGTCAAAGATCACCTCTGACTTCAGGATAG GTTTTGGTTCCTTTGTGGAGAAGACAGTCATGCCGTACATCAGCACCACCCCGGCCAAGCTGCTGAACCCATGCACGGGCGATCAGAACTGCACCAGTCCCTTCAGCTACAAGAACGTCCTGAAGCTGACCAGTGACGGCAAGAAGTTCAACACCCTGGTAGGCCAGCAGCACATCTCCGGAAACCTGGACTCTCCTGAGGGCGGCTTTGATGCCATCATGCAAGTGGCTGTGTGTGGG GATCAGATTGGTTGGAGGAATGTGACTCGTCTGCTCGTCTTCTCCACCGATGCTGGCTTCCACTTCGCTGGCGATGGCAAACTGGGCGGCATTGTGCTGCCTAATGATGGAAAATGTCACTTGGAGAATAATGTTTACACAATGAGCCACTATTAT GACTATCCCTCTATTGCTCACCTGGTTCAGAAGCTGAGCGACAACAACATTCAGACGATCTTTGCAGTCACAGAGGAGTTCCAGCCTGTTTACCAA GAACTGAAAAATCTGATACCAAAGTCTGCAGTGGGCACACTGTCTGCCAACTCAAGCAATGTAATCAACCTTATTATAGACGCTTACAAT TCTCTCTCGTCCGAGGTTATTCTGGAGAACAGCAAGCTTCCAGAGGGAGTGACTATAGCTTACACATCCCGCTGTAAGAACGGAGTGGTCAGTGAGGGCGAAAACGGACGGAAGTGCTCCAATATCTCCATCGGAGATGAG GTTATGTTTACCATCAGCGTGACATCTAAGGGCTGTCCGAAACAAGGCAAGCCTGAGACCATTAAGATAAAGCCCCTGGGATTCACAGAGGAAGTGGAGATTACCCTGCgcttcatctgtgaatgtgaatgCCACAAGGAGGGTGTCAAGAACAGTCCACTCTGCCACTTTGGTAACGGGACATATGAGTGTGGAGCCTGCAA GTGTAATGAAGGACGTGTGGGCAGACAGTGTGAATGCAGCAGCAACGACGTAGCTACAGAGGACATGGACCGGACCTGCCGCAAAGACAACGGTACTGACATCTGCAGCAGCAACGGAGACTGTGTGTGCGGCACATGTGAGTGCAAGAAGAGAGACAACCCTGAGGAGAGGTACAGCGGCCAGTACTGCGAGTGTGACAACTTCAACTGCGACCGCTCTGGAAACAAactgtgtggag gGCATGGACGCTGTGAGTGcagagtgtgtatctgtgaccCCATGTGGACCGGCAGCGCCTGTGACTGTTCCCTGGACAACAGCACGTGTATGGCTAGCAACAAGCAGATCTGTAACGGCAGAGGGACATGTGAATGTGGCATCTGTAAGTGCACTGACCCCAAATTCCAGGGTCCCACTTGTGAAACCTGCCCTACCTGTCCAGGAGTCTGTATTGAACACAA AGAGTGTGTCCAGTGCCGGGCGTTTGGCACAGGGGAGAAGAAGGACACATGTGAGCAAGACTGCAGCTACTTCACTATGTATaaagtgaaggacagagacaagCTGCCTCAGCCCAACGACGCCTCCTACCCTGTGATGCACTGCAAGGAGAGGGACGCCAACGACTGCTGGTTCTACTACACCTACgctgtcaacaacaacacagagaagataGTTCATGTGGTGGAAACACTGG ACTGCCCCGCCGGTCCTGACATCATCCCCATTGTAGCAGGTGTGGTCGCCGGCATTGTCCTGATTGGCTTAGCCCTGCTACTCATCTGGAAGCTGCTGATGATCATTCATGACAGAAGAGAGTTCGCCAAGTTTGAGAAGGAGAAGATGAACGCCAAATGGGACACG CAAGAAAACCCCATATACAAGAGTCCTATCAATCAGTTCCAGAACCCAAACTATGGACGTAAAGCTGCTGTCCTTTaa
- the itgb1a gene encoding integrin beta-1a isoform X2, which yields MDLKLLLISTLLGGFCYSNAQKEGNECINANAKYCGECIQAGAKCGWCKDPDFLKQGETVSTRCDELQSLIKRGCHEAMIENPHGEQKILKNKAVTNRRKGAEKLKPEDITQIQPQKLSLTLRSGEPQSFDLKFKRAEDYPIDLYYLMDLSYSMKDDLENVKNLGTSLMLEMSKITSDFRIGFGSFVEKTVMPYISTTPAKLLNPCTGDQNCTSPFSYKNVLKLTSDGKKFNTLVGQQHISGNLDSPEGGFDAIMQVAVCGDQIGWRNVTRLLVFSTDAGFHFAGDGKLGGIVLPNDGKCHLENNVYTMSHYYDYPSIAHLVQKLSDNNIQTIFAVTEEFQPVYQELKNLIPKSAVGTLSANSSNVINLIIDAYNSLSSEVILENSKLPEGVTIAYTSRCKNGVVSEGENGRKCSNISIGDEVMFTISVTSKGCPKQGKPETIKIKPLGFTEEVEITLRFICECECHKEGVKNSPLCHFGNGTYECGACKCNEGRVGRQCECSSNDVATEDMDRTCRKDNGTDICSSNGDCVCGTCECKKRDNPEERYSGQYCECDNFNCDRSGNKLCGGHGRCECRVCICDPMWTGSACDCSLDNSTCMASNKQICNGRGTCECGICKCTDPKFQGPTCETCPTCPGVCIEHKECVQCRAFGTGEKKDTCEQDCSYFTMYKVKDRDKLPQPNDASYPVMHCKERDANDCWFYYTYAVNNNTEKIVHVVETLDCPAGPDIIPIVAGVVAGIVLIGLALLLIWKLLMIIHDRREFAKFEKEKMNAKWDTGENPIYKSAVTTVVNPKYEGKC from the exons atggaCCTGAAGCTGCTCTTGATATCCACATTGTTAGGAGGCTTTTGTTATAGTAATGCTCAGAAAG AGGGGAACGAGTGCATCAATGCCAATGCCAAATACTGCGGGGAATGCATCCAGGCTGGAGCCAAATGTGGCTGGTGTAAAGACCCA GATTTCCTGAAACAGGGTGAAACCGTGTCGACCCGATGCGACGAGCTGCAGTCTCTGATAAAAAGGGGCTGTCATGAGGCAATGATTGAGAACCCACACGGAGAACAGAAGATCCTCAAGAACAAAGCGGTGACCAATCGCAGAAAGGGAGCAGAGAAACTGAAGCCAGAGGACATCACTCAGATCCAGCCTCAAAAACTCAGCCTCACCCTCCGATCTG GTGAGCCCCAGTCTTTTGACTTGAAGTTCAAACGAGCAGAAGATTATCCCATCGACCTGTACTACTTGATGGACCTGTCCTACTCCATGAAGGACGATCTGGAGAACGTGAAGAACCTGGGAACCAGTCTGATGCTGGAGATGTCAAAGATCACCTCTGACTTCAGGATAG GTTTTGGTTCCTTTGTGGAGAAGACAGTCATGCCGTACATCAGCACCACCCCGGCCAAGCTGCTGAACCCATGCACGGGCGATCAGAACTGCACCAGTCCCTTCAGCTACAAGAACGTCCTGAAGCTGACCAGTGACGGCAAGAAGTTCAACACCCTGGTAGGCCAGCAGCACATCTCCGGAAACCTGGACTCTCCTGAGGGCGGCTTTGATGCCATCATGCAAGTGGCTGTGTGTGGG GATCAGATTGGTTGGAGGAATGTGACTCGTCTGCTCGTCTTCTCCACCGATGCTGGCTTCCACTTCGCTGGCGATGGCAAACTGGGCGGCATTGTGCTGCCTAATGATGGAAAATGTCACTTGGAGAATAATGTTTACACAATGAGCCACTATTAT GACTATCCCTCTATTGCTCACCTGGTTCAGAAGCTGAGCGACAACAACATTCAGACGATCTTTGCAGTCACAGAGGAGTTCCAGCCTGTTTACCAA GAACTGAAAAATCTGATACCAAAGTCTGCAGTGGGCACACTGTCTGCCAACTCAAGCAATGTAATCAACCTTATTATAGACGCTTACAAT TCTCTCTCGTCCGAGGTTATTCTGGAGAACAGCAAGCTTCCAGAGGGAGTGACTATAGCTTACACATCCCGCTGTAAGAACGGAGTGGTCAGTGAGGGCGAAAACGGACGGAAGTGCTCCAATATCTCCATCGGAGATGAG GTTATGTTTACCATCAGCGTGACATCTAAGGGCTGTCCGAAACAAGGCAAGCCTGAGACCATTAAGATAAAGCCCCTGGGATTCACAGAGGAAGTGGAGATTACCCTGCgcttcatctgtgaatgtgaatgCCACAAGGAGGGTGTCAAGAACAGTCCACTCTGCCACTTTGGTAACGGGACATATGAGTGTGGAGCCTGCAA GTGTAATGAAGGACGTGTGGGCAGACAGTGTGAATGCAGCAGCAACGACGTAGCTACAGAGGACATGGACCGGACCTGCCGCAAAGACAACGGTACTGACATCTGCAGCAGCAACGGAGACTGTGTGTGCGGCACATGTGAGTGCAAGAAGAGAGACAACCCTGAGGAGAGGTACAGCGGCCAGTACTGCGAGTGTGACAACTTCAACTGCGACCGCTCTGGAAACAAactgtgtggag gGCATGGACGCTGTGAGTGcagagtgtgtatctgtgaccCCATGTGGACCGGCAGCGCCTGTGACTGTTCCCTGGACAACAGCACGTGTATGGCTAGCAACAAGCAGATCTGTAACGGCAGAGGGACATGTGAATGTGGCATCTGTAAGTGCACTGACCCCAAATTCCAGGGTCCCACTTGTGAAACCTGCCCTACCTGTCCAGGAGTCTGTATTGAACACAA AGAGTGTGTCCAGTGCCGGGCGTTTGGCACAGGGGAGAAGAAGGACACATGTGAGCAAGACTGCAGCTACTTCACTATGTATaaagtgaaggacagagacaagCTGCCTCAGCCCAACGACGCCTCCTACCCTGTGATGCACTGCAAGGAGAGGGACGCCAACGACTGCTGGTTCTACTACACCTACgctgtcaacaacaacacagagaagataGTTCATGTGGTGGAAACACTGG ACTGCCCCGCCGGTCCTGACATCATCCCCATTGTAGCAGGTGTGGTCGCCGGCATTGTCCTGATTGGCTTAGCCCTGCTACTCATCTGGAAGCTGCTGATGATCATTCATGACAGAAGAGAGTTCGCCAAGTTTGAGAAGGAGAAGATGAACGCCAAATGGGACACG GGTGAAAATCCCATCTACAAAAGCGCTGTCACCACTGTGGTCAATCCCAAATATGAAGGAAAATGTTGA